The Bacillus sp. 2205SS5-2 genome contains a region encoding:
- a CDS encoding helix-turn-helix domain-containing protein: protein MEADKWGRRIRAFRKLKGYTQEGFAKELAVSVSVLGEVERGNRMPSQELLAKITEVLGIPYEELRPDET from the coding sequence ATGGAAGCAGATAAATGGGGAAGACGCATACGTGCCTTTAGGAAGTTAAAAGGTTATACGCAAGAAGGATTCGCAAAAGAATTAGCTGTTTCGGTATCCGTTTTAGGAGAAGTGGAACGAGGAAATCGCATGCCTTCACAGGAGTTACTGGCGAAAATAACAGAGGTGTTAGGTATTCCGTATGAGGAACTACGTCCTGACGAAACGTAA
- the dusB gene encoding tRNA dihydrouridine synthase DusB: MLKIGNIEMDNQVVLAPMAGVCNSAFRLTVKEFGAGLVCAEMVSDKGIVFQNERTMNMLYIDEREYPLSLQIFGGRKDTLVQAAKFVDKNSNADIIDINMGCPVPKITKCDAGAKWLLDPNKIYEMVAAVVDEVDKPVTVKMRMGWDEDHVYAVQNAQAIERAGGQAVSLHGRTRVQMYEGHANWDIIREVKQAVNIPVIGNGDVQTPQDAKRMLEETGCDGVMIGRAALGNPWMIYRTVQYLKTGKLLEDPSVREKIDVCILHLDRLIALKNENIAVREMRKHAAWYLKGIRGNARARNAVNECSTRAELVNLLNNLVFEIEAKENSVKIG; the protein is encoded by the coding sequence TTGCTTAAAATTGGAAACATTGAGATGGACAACCAAGTTGTACTCGCACCGATGGCAGGAGTATGTAACTCTGCATTCCGATTAACGGTTAAAGAATTTGGAGCTGGACTTGTTTGTGCAGAAATGGTCAGCGATAAAGGGATTGTTTTTCAAAATGAAAGAACGATGAATATGCTTTACATTGATGAAAGAGAATACCCTCTTAGCCTACAGATTTTTGGCGGACGGAAGGATACATTGGTACAAGCGGCAAAGTTCGTCGACAAAAACTCAAATGCCGATATTATCGATATTAATATGGGGTGCCCAGTTCCTAAAATCACGAAATGTGATGCGGGGGCTAAGTGGTTACTCGATCCAAATAAGATTTACGAAATGGTGGCTGCGGTAGTTGATGAAGTGGATAAACCAGTTACAGTAAAAATGCGAATGGGATGGGATGAAGACCATGTTTACGCAGTTCAAAATGCGCAAGCAATTGAACGTGCAGGAGGCCAGGCGGTTTCTCTACATGGTCGTACACGTGTTCAAATGTATGAAGGTCATGCCAATTGGGATATCATTCGTGAAGTGAAACAAGCAGTCAATATTCCTGTTATCGGAAATGGAGATGTTCAAACTCCTCAAGACGCAAAACGTATGCTTGAAGAAACGGGCTGTGACGGTGTTATGATTGGAAGAGCGGCTCTGGGAAATCCATGGATGATTTATCGAACGGTACAGTATTTGAAAACGGGTAAGCTATTGGAAGATCCGAGCGTTCGTGAAAAAATTGACGTTTGTATCCTTCACCTTGATCGTTTAATTGCTTTGAAAAACGAAAATATCGCAGTACGTGAAATGAGAAAACACGCAGCTTGGTATTTAAAGGGAATCCGAGGAAATGCAAGGGCACGTAATGCCGTTAATGAATGCTCTACGAGAGCTGAATTAGTCAATCTCTTAA